The Toxotes jaculatrix isolate fToxJac2 chromosome 14, fToxJac2.pri, whole genome shotgun sequence genome window below encodes:
- the LOC121193458 gene encoding M1-specific T cell receptor beta chain-like isoform X2 — MLFLPAAALCCLCSALVAMAAELIQDQLSLTRRVGEPVSFSCGGTDRCDGSYIYWYQKKDTETFRVILDIDRRDGELDKGYDHPQKDDFTAENKPNSCELKIKKVKLDHSATYYCSCWKSGSHNMIFGSGTKLYVTGEQVVKPVVSVYPAAPSHVEGNSSLLCLASGMFPPVVQFSWERQLEDGTKENMSSGWGEQLELRESGHASAILLIHQPENSTYKYYCSVRHEVETVEAQTQVSVLPLDPLQPQCRVKLLCLLYTVLIVKSLLYCCGLSLLMGLTNKGPSTNGPHAD, encoded by the exons ATGCTTTTCctcccagctgctgctctgtgctgtctgtgttcag CgctggttgccatggcagcagagCTGATTCAGGACCAGTTATCACTGACCAGGAGAGTTGGTGAACCAGTCTCCTTCAGCTGTGGAGGAACTGACAGGTGTGATGGTAGTTACATATACTGGTACcagaagaaagacacagaaacattcagagTGATTCTTGATATTGATAGAAGGGATGGTGAGCTAGACAAAGGTTACGATCATCCTCAGAAAGATGATTTCACAGCTGAGAATAAACCAAATAGCTGTGAGTTGAAGATAAAGAAAGTTAAACTCGATCATTCAGCCACCTACTACTGTTCCTGTTGGAAGTCTGGTTCCCACA ACATGATCTTTGGCTCAGGAACTAAACTGTATGTAACAG GTGAGCAGGTAGTGAAGCCCGTGGTGAGCGTGTACCCAGCAGCCCCGAGCCACGTGGAGGGGAACAGCTCCCTGCTGTGTCTGGCCTCAGGTATGTTTCCTCCTGTGGTCCAGTTCTCCTGGGAAAGACAGTTGGAGGACGGTACTAAGGAGAACATGTCTTCTGGCTGGGGAGAGcagctggagctcagagagTCGGGACACGCCTCCGCCATCTTACTGATCCATCAGCCAGAGAACAGCACGTATAAATACTACTGCTCCGTCAGGCACGAGGTGGAAACAGTGGAGGCCCAGACACAAG tgtcagtgcttCCCCTGGATCCTCTCCAGCCTCAGTGCAGGGTGAagctgctctgtctgctgtACACAGTGCTGATAGTGAAGAGTCTGCTGTACTGCTGTGGACTCTCTCTGCTGATGGGCCTCACAAACAAGGGACCGTCCACCAACGGCCCACATGCTGACTGA
- the LOC121193458 gene encoding M1-specific T cell receptor beta chain-like isoform X1: protein MLFLPAAALCCLCSALVAMAAELIQDQLSLTRRVGEPVSFSCGGTDRCDGSYIYWYQKKDTETFRVILDIDRRDGELDKGYDHPQKDDFTAENKPNSCELKIKKVKLDHSATYYCSCWKSGSHNMIFGSGTKLYVTGEQVVKPVVSVYPAAPSHVEGNSSLLCLASGMFPPVVQFSWERQLEDGTKENMSSGWGEQLELRESGHASAILLIHQPENSTYKYYCSVRHEVETVEAQTQEVPAPAASCPPEREPAHLAALQQADMSVLPLDPLQPQCRVKLLCLLYTVLIVKSLLYCCGLSLLMGLTNKGPSTNGPHAD, encoded by the exons ATGCTTTTCctcccagctgctgctctgtgctgtctgtgttcag CgctggttgccatggcagcagagCTGATTCAGGACCAGTTATCACTGACCAGGAGAGTTGGTGAACCAGTCTCCTTCAGCTGTGGAGGAACTGACAGGTGTGATGGTAGTTACATATACTGGTACcagaagaaagacacagaaacattcagagTGATTCTTGATATTGATAGAAGGGATGGTGAGCTAGACAAAGGTTACGATCATCCTCAGAAAGATGATTTCACAGCTGAGAATAAACCAAATAGCTGTGAGTTGAAGATAAAGAAAGTTAAACTCGATCATTCAGCCACCTACTACTGTTCCTGTTGGAAGTCTGGTTCCCACA ACATGATCTTTGGCTCAGGAACTAAACTGTATGTAACAG GTGAGCAGGTAGTGAAGCCCGTGGTGAGCGTGTACCCAGCAGCCCCGAGCCACGTGGAGGGGAACAGCTCCCTGCTGTGTCTGGCCTCAGGTATGTTTCCTCCTGTGGTCCAGTTCTCCTGGGAAAGACAGTTGGAGGACGGTACTAAGGAGAACATGTCTTCTGGCTGGGGAGAGcagctggagctcagagagTCGGGACACGCCTCCGCCATCTTACTGATCCATCAGCCAGAGAACAGCACGTATAAATACTACTGCTCCGTCAGGCACGAGGTGGAAACAGTGGAGGCCCAGACACAAG aggtTCCAGCTCCAGCAGCCTCCTGTCCTCCAGAGAGAGAGCCAGCACACCTGGCAGCTCTGCAGCAAGCTGACA tgtcagtgcttCCCCTGGATCCTCTCCAGCCTCAGTGCAGGGTGAagctgctctgtctgctgtACACAGTGCTGATAGTGAAGAGTCTGCTGTACTGCTGTGGACTCTCTCTGCTGATGGGCCTCACAAACAAGGGACCGTCCACCAACGGCCCACATGCTGACTGA